A window of Microbacterium lushaniae genomic DNA:
GCGGCGTCGATGGCGGCGGCGGTCTCGACGACGACGGGCACATCGGCGGGAAGGGCGGGGAGCGCGAGCGCTTCGGGCGCGAGGTCGGGCAGGTCTTCGACGGCGACCTCGGGTGCGACGTTCGCGGCCGCGAGCCGACCGCGCGCCTCGCGGCGCGTCAGCGGGGCCGCAGCAGGCGCCGGGAGGGCTTGAGCCTGTCGCCGCAGCTCGGCTCTGGTGACGGCGAGGTTTTCGTCCGCACGCACGTGGGACGTGTGGCCGGACCGCCGAGGGAGGGCGGGCGCAGCCAGGCGAGGGTCGGTCAAGACGAGGAGGCTTCCGGGTCGTGTCACGGGGGCGCGACGGTGTACAGCGATTCGGGTTGGGCCACCCCCGCCATTCGGGCGACGAAGGTAACGATCAGGTAAACACTACATCGCGAGGTCTGGGAATGCCATGTGCGCGCTCCCACCGCCGCGGGTCAGTCGTCCAGCAGCGCGGAGAGCCGCTCGAAGAGGCCGGGTGCGGCGGCGATCGTCATGCGCCGCCCGGGGCGGCCGCCGGGCGAGCCGGACACCACGCCACCCGCCTCGCGCACCAGGAGCGCGCCGGCCGCGTGGTCCCACGGCTGCAGCCCACGCTCGTAATACGCGTCCAACCGTCCGGCGGCAACGCTTGCCAGATCCAGGGATGCCGCGCCCCCGCGCCGCAGATCCCGCGCGATGGGCATCACCCGGCGGATCTGATCGAGAGTCCCCTCGTGCGTGGCCGGGTCGTAGCCGAATCCGGTGCCGATGAGGGCGCCCGCGGGGCCGGCATCGGCGTTGACCTGCAGCCGCCGGTCGCCCAGCCACGCGCCGCTGCCCCGGGCGGCGCGGAAGAGCTCGCCGGTCGGCGGGCAGTACACCACCCCCGCCAGCGCGGTCCAGCTCTCCGGGTCCGGGTCACCGGCGACCGCGGCGATGCTGACGGCATAGGCGGGCTGCCCGTAGGCGTAGTTGACGGTGCCGTCGATGGGATCGACCACCCACGTGATCTCCGCCTCGCGCTGCCCGGCACCCGACTCCTCGCCCAGGAACCCGTCGGCCGGCCGTGCGGCGCTCAGGCGTGCGCGGATCAGGTCTTCCACCTCGCGATCGGCGTCGGTCACGATGTCGGCGAGCGCCGACTTGGTGGCGGCGATCGTGACGCCCTCCGCGCGGCGCCGGTGCGCCAGGGCGCCGGCCTCCCGCGCGATCTCGGTGGCGATGTCGAGCAGGTCGTCGGCGGGGGTCATTCCCCCACGCTACTGGCGCGACTGCGGCCGCTCCGCGCATACCAGAATTCACCCTTCCGCTCCGCCCTTCTTTCTGTAAAGTGTGAGAGCTTTACTTTCGCTCGCCGCTCCGCTGCGACGGAGGGGCCCGGCGATGAGCCACGAGGCGAGCGCTCCCTTCGCGCGGCGCTCACCCGCGAGCATTTCGATGAGGAGCCGCCGATGTCACCGAACCCGCCGCGGGAGGACAACGCCCGCGCGGGCGCGAACCCCGCCTCGGAAGCGATCCTGGCGGAGCCGGTGGCGGATGCGGGCAGTGACGAGGTGCCCGGCTCCCCCCAGGGTCGCAGCTTCCTGTTCTTCTTCGTACTCGCCTGGTTCGGGCTGAGCCTGGCGACCGGGACGATCGGCGGGGCGGCGATCCCCAAGGTCTTCGCCTTCCTGGACGACGACACCAAAGGGCTGAATCTCTCGATCACGGCGGCCATCGGCGGAATCGTCGTCATGGTCATCACTCCGCTGTTCGGGCGGTTCAGCGATCGCACGATGTCGGCGCTGGGAAAGCGCCGGCCCTGGATCCTCGGCGGCGCGCTCGCGGGAACGGTCGGCGTGGTCGTGCTGGCCTTCTCCGGCTCGGTCTGGATGGTCGTGCTCGGATGGATCATCGTGCAGTGCGGGTTCGGCGCCGCCAACGCCGCCGTGCACGCACTGCTGGCCGATCAGATCCCCAAGCGCATCCGGGCGAGGGTCGCGGCGGTGGCCAGTGCCTCCGCGGGCCTCGCGCTCATCGTCGGCGCATCGCTCATCGCCGCGCTGCCCAACGGAGCGCAGTGGTCGTGGTTCATCGTTCCCGGAGCCCTCGGCGCGCTCTTCAGCGCGCTGCTGTTCTTCGGGCTGCGCGACATCGTCCGCACCGAGCGTCCGGCTCCCTGGAAGTGGTCGGACGTCGTGGCGACGTACTGGCTCGACCCGGTCCGCTACCGCGACTTCTTCTGGGCGTGGTCGTGCCGGCTTCTGGTGACGATGTCGATCGTCTCGGTGTCGACCTACCTCCTGTTCTTCATCATCGATCACCTCGGCGTACCGGCTGAGGAGGCATCCGGCGTGCAGGCGATCACCCTGATCATCTTCACCGTCGGCAACATCATCATGACGATCCTGTTCGGGTGGATCTCCGATCGCACCGGCCGGCGCAAGGCGATCGTGTGGGCATCGTGCGTGCTGTCGGCGGCCGGTCTGCTCGTTGCCATCGCCGCCCCCGACATCACGATGTTCATGGTCGGCATCCTCATCGTCGGCGCCGCGCAGGGCGCGTACGTGTCCGTCGACATCGCCCTCATGACCGAGGTGCTGCCCACGTTCGAGGAGGCCGGGAAAGACCTCGGCATCGTCGCGCTGTCCTACCAGCTGCCACAGCTGCTCGTTCCCGTCGTCGCCGTGCCGCTGCTGGCGATCGGCGGTGGAGAGAACTACACGGCGCTCTACGTCGCCGCGATCGTCTTCGCCGTTCTCGGGGGACTCTCGGTGCTGCCGATCAAGAGCGTGCGGTGACCGACACGGATCGTCCCCACGCGGCCGTGATCGCATCGATCGTGGCCCGCGGACTCCCGCGGCTCGCACCCGGCGGAGGGCCGCTGCCCGAACCCGCACCGGCCGACCCGTCTGCCCGGCCGGAGTGGGAAGCCGAGGTGGCCCTCCGACGCGCCCGCCATGACGCGGCCGCACTGGCGGCGAGCGCCTACTACGACGCCGTCCTGGAGGATTCGCTCGGCGCCGATCCCCTGGGCGCGGACGAGCGGCCCGTCCAGACCTCGTGGGCGAGTGCGCCGGTGCCCGGCGGCACCGTCGGCCTGCGCGTCTATCGCCCGGCCGGCGAGGGGCGACTGCCGGTGGTCGCCCTCGTGCACGGTGGCGCCTACTGGATGGGCGGGGGCGCGGCAGGGTGGCACCTGAACGACACCCTCAGCCGGGAGCTCGCCGGACGCCTGCCGGCCGTGGTCGTGGGCATCGACCATCGCCTGGCTCCGGAGCATCCCTACCCGATCCCCGCCGACGACGTGGCCGCGGCGATCTCGTGGATCGTCGGCCACGCCGCCGAGCTGGGAGCGGATGCGGCGCGCCTCGTGCTGTTCGGGATCAGCTCGGGAGGCAACCTCGCCGCCGCCGCAGCGCATCGCGCCCTCGACGGGGAGCTGCCGCCTCCGGTGGCGGTGGTGCTGCAGTGTCCGTCGGTGGACCTGAGCCTCGGGTCGGGCCGATTCCAGGCCGACGAGGAGAGCATCGCCGACGCACGACGGATCGTCGCGCTGTACACGGCAGGCGCCGATCCGGAGGAACCCGGCGTCTCCCCCGCCCGCCGATCCGATCTGAGCGGCTCCAGCCCCACGCTCGTCATCACCGGCGACTACGACCCACTCGCTCCGGACGCGCTGGCGTACGCGGATCGACTCGAGCAGGCCGGGGTCGCCGTCGCGCGGCACCGCTATCCGATGACCCACACCGTCGCGACGCCGGAGGTGTTCCGC
This region includes:
- a CDS encoding alpha/beta hydrolase: MTDTDRPHAAVIASIVARGLPRLAPGGGPLPEPAPADPSARPEWEAEVALRRARHDAAALAASAYYDAVLEDSLGADPLGADERPVQTSWASAPVPGGTVGLRVYRPAGEGRLPVVALVHGGAYWMGGGAAGWHLNDTLSRELAGRLPAVVVGIDHRLAPEHPYPIPADDVAAAISWIVGHAAELGADAARLVLFGISSGGNLAAAAAHRALDGELPPPVAVVLQCPSVDLSLGSGRFQADEESIADARRIVALYTAGADPEEPGVSPARRSDLSGSSPTLVITGDYDPLAPDALAYADRLEQAGVAVARHRYPMTHTVATPEVFRRMHDETLAWLGRVLA
- a CDS encoding inositol monophosphatase family protein, with the protein product MTPADDLLDIATEIAREAGALAHRRRAEGVTIAATKSALADIVTDADREVEDLIRARLSAARPADGFLGEESGAGQREAEITWVVDPIDGTVNYAYGQPAYAVSIAAVAGDPDPESWTALAGVVYCPPTGELFRAARGSGAWLGDRRLQVNADAGPAGALIGTGFGYDPATHEGTLDQIRRVMPIARDLRRGGAASLDLASVAAGRLDAYYERGLQPWDHAAGALLVREAGGVVSGSPGGRPGRRMTIAAAPGLFERLSALLDD
- a CDS encoding MFS transporter, producing MSPNPPREDNARAGANPASEAILAEPVADAGSDEVPGSPQGRSFLFFFVLAWFGLSLATGTIGGAAIPKVFAFLDDDTKGLNLSITAAIGGIVVMVITPLFGRFSDRTMSALGKRRPWILGGALAGTVGVVVLAFSGSVWMVVLGWIIVQCGFGAANAAVHALLADQIPKRIRARVAAVASASAGLALIVGASLIAALPNGAQWSWFIVPGALGALFSALLFFGLRDIVRTERPAPWKWSDVVATYWLDPVRYRDFFWAWSCRLLVTMSIVSVSTYLLFFIIDHLGVPAEEASGVQAITLIIFTVGNIIMTILFGWISDRTGRRKAIVWASCVLSAAGLLVAIAAPDITMFMVGILIVGAAQGAYVSVDIALMTEVLPTFEEAGKDLGIVALSYQLPQLLVPVVAVPLLAIGGGENYTALYVAAIVFAVLGGLSVLPIKSVR